One window of the Herbiconiux sp. L3-i23 genome contains the following:
- a CDS encoding TfoX/Sxy family protein → MVGADHPLVERVRAMLPADRVREVSMFGGRAFMLDERMLVCVDRGDGLLVRVSPERDGELMTRPGAGRMTMGSKQLEDGWILVDAEAVADHAGLTFWVQEALRYHAEARA, encoded by the coding sequence GTGGTCGGTGCCGATCATCCGCTCGTCGAACGAGTGAGGGCGATGCTGCCCGCCGATCGGGTGCGCGAGGTGTCGATGTTCGGCGGGCGCGCCTTCATGCTCGACGAGCGGATGCTGGTCTGCGTCGACCGAGGCGACGGCCTTCTCGTTCGGGTCTCACCCGAGCGCGATGGCGAGCTGATGACGAGGCCCGGTGCCGGCCGGATGACGATGGGATCCAAGCAGCTCGAGGACGGCTGGATCCTGGTCGATGCCGAGGCGGTCGCCGACCACGCCGGACTGACGTTCTGGGTGCAGGAGGCTCTCCGGTATCACGCCGAAGCGCGCGCCTGA
- a CDS encoding DEAD/DEAH box helicase gives MGEDRGVSLLDRMPSTDDPDQAYEGFVGWAEDQGYSLYEAQDEAVLEIASGSNVILSTPTGSGKSLVAVAAHAVAVAQGKRSFYTAPIKALVSEKFFALVEVFGAENVGMVTGDSSVNGDAPIVCCTAEILANMALRRGPDADIDQVVMDEFHFYADPDRGWAWQVPLLTLADTQFVLMSATLGDVADLAADLSDRTGRDTARITGVDRPIPLHFYYATTPVQETVEELLQSDQAPVYIVHFSQAAAMERAQALASISVQTRAGRDLIAEEIGGFRFTTAFGRTLSRLLRLGIGVHHAGMLPKYRRLVEQLAQRGLLRVICGTDTLGVGINVPIRSVLLTALTKFDGTKMRQLTAREFHQIAGRAGRAGFDTAGTVLVQAPEHEIENARAIEKAGDDPKKKRKIIRKKAPEGFVSWGEPSFRKLETAEPEALTSRMVLTAAMLVNVIARGGDVFAGVRALVFDNHEPRARQYALARRAIGIYRTLVAAGVVESVDGTIRLTVDLDPNFALNQPLSPFALGALELLDRDSPTYALDVVSVIESTLDDPRPVLSQQEFAARGEAVAAMKADGVEYEERTAALEDVTYPKPLAELLFAAFETFAAGQPWVRDFELRPKSVVRDMFERAMSFTEFVGAYQLGRSEGLVLRYLSDAFRAIRQTVPPEAKSEELLDIIEWLGELVRQVDSSLVDEWEQLVAPSADPDAPVVPPAPPSILTNRRAFLVLVRNEMFRRVQLMALDKPEELAALDGPGGLDADGWADALDAYYGEHASIGTGASARGPMMIVIDEDARPGYWAVEQILDDPAGDRDWRIRAEVDLDGSDEAGTAVVRTAEVVRL, from the coding sequence ATGGGGGAGGATCGAGGGGTGAGCCTTCTCGATCGCATGCCGTCCACCGACGACCCGGACCAGGCGTACGAGGGCTTCGTCGGGTGGGCTGAGGACCAGGGCTATTCGCTCTACGAGGCGCAGGACGAGGCCGTGCTCGAGATCGCGAGCGGATCTAACGTCATCCTCTCGACCCCGACCGGCAGCGGGAAATCGCTCGTCGCGGTCGCCGCGCACGCGGTCGCCGTCGCGCAGGGCAAGCGCTCGTTCTACACGGCCCCGATCAAGGCGCTCGTCAGCGAGAAGTTCTTCGCCCTCGTGGAGGTGTTCGGCGCCGAGAACGTGGGAATGGTCACCGGCGACTCCTCGGTCAACGGCGACGCCCCGATCGTCTGCTGCACCGCCGAGATCCTCGCAAACATGGCGCTTCGCCGCGGCCCCGATGCCGACATCGACCAGGTCGTGATGGACGAGTTCCACTTCTACGCCGACCCCGACCGCGGCTGGGCGTGGCAGGTGCCGCTGCTGACACTCGCCGACACCCAGTTCGTGCTCATGTCGGCGACGCTCGGCGACGTCGCCGACCTCGCCGCCGACCTCAGCGATCGGACCGGGCGCGACACGGCGCGGATCACGGGCGTCGACCGGCCGATCCCGCTGCACTTCTACTACGCCACCACCCCGGTGCAGGAGACCGTCGAGGAGCTGCTGCAGAGCGATCAGGCGCCCGTCTACATCGTGCACTTCTCGCAGGCCGCCGCCATGGAGCGCGCGCAGGCGCTCGCGAGCATCTCCGTGCAGACCCGCGCCGGCCGGGACCTGATCGCCGAGGAGATCGGCGGGTTCCGCTTCACCACCGCGTTCGGACGCACCCTCAGCCGGCTGCTGCGCCTCGGCATCGGCGTCCATCACGCCGGGATGCTGCCGAAGTACCGACGGCTGGTCGAGCAGCTCGCCCAGCGCGGGCTGCTGCGGGTCATCTGCGGCACCGACACGCTCGGGGTCGGCATCAACGTCCCCATCCGCAGCGTCCTGCTCACCGCTCTCACCAAGTTCGACGGCACGAAGATGCGCCAGCTCACCGCCCGCGAGTTCCACCAGATCGCGGGCCGCGCCGGGCGCGCGGGTTTCGACACCGCAGGCACCGTGCTGGTGCAGGCGCCGGAGCACGAGATCGAAAACGCGCGCGCCATCGAGAAGGCGGGCGACGACCCGAAGAAGAAGCGGAAGATCATCCGCAAGAAGGCGCCGGAGGGGTTCGTCTCATGGGGCGAGCCGAGCTTCCGCAAGCTCGAAACGGCCGAGCCCGAGGCGCTCACCAGCCGCATGGTGCTGACCGCCGCGATGCTCGTCAACGTCATCGCGCGCGGCGGCGACGTGTTCGCAGGCGTCCGCGCCCTCGTCTTCGACAACCACGAGCCGCGCGCCCGCCAGTACGCGCTCGCGCGGCGGGCGATCGGCATCTACCGCACCCTCGTCGCCGCGGGGGTCGTCGAGAGCGTCGACGGCACCATCCGCCTCACGGTCGACCTCGACCCGAACTTCGCGCTCAACCAGCCGCTGTCGCCGTTCGCGCTCGGGGCGCTCGAGCTGCTCGACCGGGACTCGCCGACCTACGCCCTCGACGTCGTCAGCGTGATCGAGTCGACCCTCGACGACCCGCGCCCGGTGCTGTCGCAGCAGGAGTTCGCCGCCCGCGGCGAGGCGGTCGCCGCGATGAAGGCCGACGGCGTCGAGTACGAGGAGCGGACGGCGGCGCTCGAGGACGTCACCTATCCGAAGCCGCTCGCCGAACTGCTGTTCGCCGCGTTCGAGACCTTCGCCGCGGGGCAGCCGTGGGTGCGCGACTTCGAGCTGCGCCCCAAGTCGGTGGTGCGCGACATGTTCGAGCGGGCCATGTCGTTCACCGAGTTCGTCGGCGCCTACCAGCTCGGCCGCAGCGAGGGACTGGTGCTGCGCTACCTCTCGGACGCGTTCCGCGCGATCCGGCAGACCGTGCCGCCCGAGGCGAAGAGCGAGGAGCTCCTCGACATCATCGAGTGGCTCGGCGAGCTGGTGCGCCAGGTCGACTCGAGCCTGGTGGACGAGTGGGAGCAGCTCGTCGCCCCCTCGGCCGACCCCGATGCTCCCGTCGTGCCGCCCGCACCGCCGAGCATCCTCACCAACCGACGCGCGTTCCTCGTGCTGGTGCGCAACGAGATGTTCCGGCGCGTGCAGCTGATGGCGCTCGACAAGCCGGAGGAGCTCGCGGCGCTCGACGGCCCGGGCGGCCTCGACGCCGACGGATGGGCGGACGCGCTCGACGCCTACTACGGCGAGCACGCCAGCATCGGCACCGGAGCCTCCGCGCGCGGTCCGATGATGATCGTGATCGATGAGGATGCGCGTCCTGGGTACTGGGCGGTCGAGCAGATCCTCGACGACCCCGCTGGCGATCGGGACTGGCGCATCCGGGCAGAGGTCGACCTCGACGGTTCGGACGAAGCGGGCACTGCCGTCGTCCGGACCGCCGAGGTCGTCAGGCTCTGA
- a CDS encoding lipase maturation factor family protein yields the protein MKIIVETGRIVGDEMDWFAQGDGEIARFVLQRGIAALFLVAFVSTALQFPALLGDRGLLPVRRVLDRGPRALRGPTLFRLHYSDRLLRIVCWVGALLGLTVVVGLPQTGPPWLPLLVFLAMWGLYLSVVNVGQTFYGFGWETLLLEAGFTVAFLGSDRVPPPTLVLLLVVWLVFRLEFGAGLIKLRGDPAWRDLTALYYHHETQPMPGPFSRAAHHLSKRAHRMEVVGNHVTQLIVPFLLFFPQPIASVAGALVVLSQLWLVVTGNFAWLNWITIVLAFAAIGDDAVHAVLPFVPADLGSGESTPLWWLVVTVGVTVAFVVLSFWPVRNLLSRRQLMNASFNRLHLVNTYGAFGSVTRPRYEVVVEGTLDADPETATWREYGFRGKPGDPMRRPRQFAPYHLRLDWLMWFLPLGGDSRWFDVFLQRLLEADRPTLALLRLDPFGGERPTWVRARLFAYRFTTRAEKAETGAWWVRTEIDDFARPRRRQP from the coding sequence ATGAAGATCATCGTCGAAACCGGGCGTATCGTCGGCGACGAGATGGACTGGTTCGCGCAGGGCGACGGCGAGATCGCCCGGTTCGTGCTGCAACGCGGGATCGCCGCGCTGTTCCTCGTCGCCTTCGTCTCCACCGCCCTGCAGTTCCCCGCCCTGCTCGGCGACCGAGGCCTCCTCCCAGTACGTCGTGTACTCGACCGGGGACCTCGCGCGCTCCGAGGCCCGACGCTCTTCCGCCTGCACTACTCGGACCGGCTGCTGCGCATCGTGTGCTGGGTGGGCGCGCTCCTCGGCCTCACCGTCGTCGTCGGCCTCCCGCAGACGGGGCCGCCGTGGCTGCCGCTGCTCGTGTTCCTCGCCATGTGGGGGCTCTACCTGTCGGTCGTCAACGTCGGACAGACCTTCTACGGGTTCGGCTGGGAGACGTTGCTGCTCGAGGCGGGCTTCACCGTCGCCTTCCTCGGATCCGATCGAGTGCCGCCACCGACGCTCGTACTGCTTCTCGTCGTGTGGCTGGTGTTCCGGCTCGAGTTCGGGGCGGGACTCATCAAGCTCCGCGGGGACCCCGCCTGGCGCGATCTGACCGCCCTCTACTACCACCACGAGACCCAGCCGATGCCGGGGCCGTTCAGCCGCGCCGCCCACCACCTGTCGAAGCGGGCGCATCGGATGGAGGTGGTCGGCAACCACGTCACCCAGTTGATCGTGCCGTTCCTGCTGTTCTTCCCGCAGCCGATCGCCTCCGTCGCGGGCGCCCTGGTGGTCCTCAGTCAGCTGTGGCTCGTCGTCACCGGCAACTTCGCCTGGCTGAACTGGATCACCATCGTGCTCGCCTTCGCCGCGATCGGCGACGACGCTGTCCACGCGGTGCTGCCCTTCGTTCCCGCCGACCTCGGATCCGGCGAGTCGACCCCGCTGTGGTGGCTCGTCGTCACGGTGGGCGTCACGGTGGCGTTCGTCGTGCTCAGCTTCTGGCCGGTGCGGAATCTGCTGTCACGTCGACAGCTGATGAACGCGAGCTTCAACCGCCTGCACCTGGTCAACACGTACGGCGCCTTCGGGAGTGTGACGAGACCCCGATACGAGGTCGTCGTCGAAGGCACCCTGGACGCCGACCCGGAGACGGCGACGTGGCGGGAGTACGGATTCCGCGGCAAGCCTGGCGACCCGATGCGCCGCCCACGGCAGTTCGCGCCGTACCATCTGCGACTCGACTGGCTGATGTGGTTCCTGCCGCTCGGGGGCGACTCCCGCTGGTTCGACGTCTTCCTGCAACGCCTCCTCGAGGCCGACCGTCCGACGCTCGCGCTGCTGCGGCTCGACCCGTTCGGCGGTGAGCGGCCGACCTGGGTGAGGGCGCGGCTCTTCGCCTACCGGTTCACGACACGAGCCGAGAAGGCGGAGACCGGGGCGTGGTGGGTGCGCACCGAGATCGACGACTTCGCGCGCCCCCGACGTCGTCAGCCCTGA
- a CDS encoding Fic family protein encodes MTSPSDEAWPAVAFEERTWDPATEVRDSFSPIRAESGPYRAIVPAAIAERPVRVDDAIAALAADATAELIRLDAEFGYRDEAVPPLLVRAESAASSSIERVSASALSVALAEFEESVDPAAGQLVSHSRAIELARARAASLDEDAIVSVQRTLMASSRPERRGRWRDQQVWIGGGARGPARAAFVPPHVSRLPAAMDDLIRFMRRPQLQPLVQIAVAHAQYETIHPFLEVNGRTGRSLVQAMLRRADVARTLVIPISAGLSEDTAGYFDALTRYRSGRLEPIVEIFATAAISAVESSRQMADDLVQVRSTWSQRCTARQGSGARRLLPLLETRPVLTSASAMEHLRVSAPNAQLAIDRLVADGILTQVGGARRNRVWAATGLLAVVDAFSERTRRQR; translated from the coding sequence ATGACGAGTCCCAGCGACGAGGCGTGGCCCGCCGTCGCGTTCGAGGAACGCACCTGGGACCCCGCCACCGAGGTGCGCGACTCGTTCTCGCCCATCCGCGCGGAGTCGGGTCCGTACCGGGCCATCGTCCCCGCCGCCATCGCCGAGCGACCCGTCCGGGTCGACGACGCCATCGCGGCGCTCGCCGCCGACGCGACCGCGGAGCTGATCCGGCTCGACGCCGAGTTCGGCTACCGGGACGAGGCGGTGCCGCCACTGCTCGTCCGGGCCGAGAGCGCCGCGAGCTCCTCGATCGAACGGGTCAGCGCCTCCGCCCTGTCGGTCGCGCTCGCCGAGTTCGAGGAGTCCGTCGACCCGGCGGCCGGTCAGCTGGTCAGCCACAGCCGTGCGATCGAACTCGCCCGGGCGCGGGCCGCGTCACTCGACGAGGACGCGATCGTCTCGGTTCAGCGCACCCTCATGGCCTCGAGCCGTCCCGAGCGTCGCGGACGGTGGCGCGACCAGCAGGTGTGGATCGGAGGAGGGGCACGCGGACCGGCGCGCGCCGCGTTCGTGCCGCCCCACGTGTCCCGTCTCCCCGCCGCGATGGACGACCTGATCCGCTTCATGCGCCGACCGCAGTTGCAGCCGCTCGTGCAGATCGCGGTCGCGCACGCGCAGTACGAGACGATTCACCCGTTCCTCGAGGTGAACGGCCGCACCGGGCGTTCGCTCGTGCAGGCGATGCTGCGCCGCGCCGACGTTGCCCGCACCCTCGTCATCCCGATCTCCGCGGGACTGTCCGAGGACACCGCCGGGTACTTCGACGCGCTGACCCGGTACCGCTCCGGACGTCTCGAGCCGATCGTCGAGATCTTCGCCACTGCCGCGATCTCCGCGGTGGAGAGCAGCAGACAGATGGCCGACGACCTCGTGCAGGTGCGTTCGACGTGGTCGCAGCGCTGCACGGCACGTCAAGGCTCGGGCGCGCGGCGTCTGCTGCCGCTGCTCGAGACCCGGCCGGTGCTCACCTCCGCGTCCGCGATGGAGCACCTGCGGGTCAGCGCCCCCAACGCGCAGCTCGCGATCGACCGGCTCGTCGCCGACGGCATCCTCACCCAGGTGGGCGGGGCCCGTCGCAACCGCGTGTGGGCGGCCACCGGACTGCTCGCCGTGGTCGACGCCTTCTCGGAGCGCACGCGCCGTCAGCGCTGA
- a CDS encoding major royal jelly family protein, translating to MNRFWAGGPEQSIRSVDAPAGALEVVHAFDSGPMPTGVSVSRTGRIFVNFPKWGDEVEATVVEIVDGVPRAFPDERWNSPSGDADKTAFVSVQSIVVDPDDRLWVLDTGSPMFQPTQYGGPKLVGIDLTTNEVFQSIVFDEDVALPTTYLNDVRFDLGRGEAGVAYITDSADQGENGIIVVDLASGEAWRRLRDHPTTKAETRAEFVPIAEGRVFAERTPGEESKPVTMGADGIAISSDGSRLWYCPLASRRWYSVATDALVDHSIDDDAVAQTVRDEGDKGGGADGLETDDAGRIYATSYEHNAIVRRGVDGTIETLVHDERMLWPDTMSVAADGHLYVTCNQLHRQAKYQGGEDLRSYPYYLFRVAIDAGPVRLRR from the coding sequence GTGAACCGGTTCTGGGCGGGCGGCCCCGAGCAGAGCATCCGATCGGTCGACGCACCGGCCGGGGCGCTCGAGGTCGTCCACGCCTTCGACTCGGGCCCGATGCCGACCGGCGTCAGCGTCTCGCGCACCGGACGGATCTTCGTGAACTTCCCGAAGTGGGGCGACGAGGTCGAGGCGACCGTGGTCGAGATCGTCGACGGTGTTCCCCGCGCCTTCCCCGACGAGCGCTGGAACAGCCCGTCCGGGGACGCGGACAAGACCGCGTTCGTGTCGGTCCAGTCGATCGTCGTCGACCCCGACGACCGGCTCTGGGTGCTCGACACCGGATCGCCGATGTTCCAGCCGACGCAGTACGGCGGACCGAAGCTCGTCGGCATCGACCTCACCACGAACGAGGTGTTCCAGAGCATCGTCTTCGATGAGGACGTCGCCCTGCCGACGACCTACCTGAACGACGTGCGCTTCGACCTCGGCCGCGGGGAGGCAGGGGTGGCCTACATCACCGACTCCGCGGACCAGGGCGAGAACGGCATCATCGTCGTCGACCTCGCGAGCGGCGAGGCCTGGCGACGCCTGCGCGACCACCCCACGACCAAGGCCGAGACGAGAGCCGAGTTCGTCCCCATCGCCGAGGGCCGCGTCTTCGCCGAACGCACGCCGGGCGAGGAGTCGAAGCCGGTCACGATGGGCGCCGACGGCATCGCCATCTCGAGCGACGGCAGCAGGCTCTGGTACTGCCCGCTCGCCTCACGCCGCTGGTACAGCGTCGCCACCGACGCACTCGTCGATCACAGCATCGACGACGACGCCGTCGCGCAGACGGTGCGCGACGAGGGCGACAAGGGCGGGGGCGCCGACGGTCTCGAGACCGACGACGCCGGGCGGATCTACGCGACGAGCTACGAGCACAACGCGATCGTCCGACGCGGGGTCGACGGCACCATCGAGACCCTCGTGCACGACGAGCGGATGCTGTGGCCCGACACGATGTCGGTGGCGGCGGACGGACACCTGTACGTCACCTGCAATCAGCTCCACCGTCAGGCGAAGTACCAGGGTGGCGAGGATCTGCGGAGCTACCCTTACTACCTCTTCCGCGTCGCCATCGACGCGGGCCCGGTGCGGCTCCGCCGCTGA
- a CDS encoding glutathione-independent formaldehyde dehydrogenase → MKAVVFKGPFELQVEEVDDPKIENPLDAVIRITTANICGSDLHPYEGRSALDPGMVLGHENMGIVEEVGAGVERIKVGDRVSVPFNLACGTCRNCNEGFTSACLRANPSGQPGAGYGYPMMGPYWGGQAELLRVPWADFNLLELPAGTEWENDFTMLSDIFPTGYHATELAGVSPGDTVAIFGGGPVGLMAALSANLRGASQTFVVDKEPDRLALAERMGATAIDFSKVDVEEAIMEYTDGFGVDCGVEAVGFQAHDHTGEEHPEMVLDNLVKVVRATGRLGVVGVYVPEDPEAPNEEAAKGRIAFDFGTAFTKGIAIGTGQCPVKKYNRQLRDLIIRGKASPSAIVSHELGLDEAPDAYKHFDARDDGWTKVLLHPAA, encoded by the coding sequence ATGAAGGCAGTGGTATTCAAGGGACCGTTTGAACTGCAGGTCGAAGAGGTCGACGACCCCAAGATCGAGAACCCTCTCGATGCGGTGATCAGGATCACCACCGCGAACATCTGCGGCTCCGACCTGCATCCCTACGAGGGGCGGTCGGCGCTCGATCCCGGAATGGTTCTCGGACACGAGAACATGGGCATCGTCGAAGAGGTGGGCGCCGGAGTCGAGCGGATCAAGGTCGGCGATCGCGTGTCCGTGCCCTTCAACCTCGCCTGCGGGACGTGCCGGAACTGCAACGAGGGCTTCACGAGCGCCTGCCTGCGCGCGAACCCGTCGGGTCAGCCGGGCGCGGGGTACGGCTATCCGATGATGGGACCGTACTGGGGAGGCCAAGCCGAGCTTCTTCGCGTGCCGTGGGCGGACTTCAATCTCCTGGAGCTGCCCGCCGGCACCGAATGGGAGAACGACTTCACCATGCTCTCCGACATCTTCCCGACCGGCTACCACGCGACGGAGCTCGCGGGCGTCTCTCCCGGTGACACGGTCGCGATCTTCGGCGGCGGTCCCGTCGGCCTGATGGCGGCGCTCAGCGCCAACCTCCGTGGAGCCTCGCAGACGTTCGTCGTCGACAAGGAACCCGACCGGCTCGCGCTCGCCGAGCGGATGGGCGCCACGGCCATCGACTTCTCGAAGGTCGACGTCGAGGAGGCGATCATGGAGTACACCGACGGTTTCGGCGTCGACTGCGGCGTCGAGGCGGTGGGATTCCAGGCGCACGACCACACCGGTGAGGAGCACCCCGAGATGGTGCTCGACAACCTGGTGAAAGTCGTCCGCGCCACGGGCCGGCTCGGTGTCGTGGGGGTCTACGTCCCCGAGGACCCCGAGGCGCCGAACGAGGAGGCAGCGAAGGGCCGCATCGCGTTCGACTTCGGCACCGCGTTCACCAAGGGCATCGCGATCGGCACGGGACAGTGCCCGGTCAAGAAGTACAACCGTCAGCTGCGCGACCTCATCATCCGCGGCAAGGCCAGCCCGTCGGCGATCGTCTCGCACGAGCTCGGCCTCGATGAGGCCCCCGACGCATACAAGCACTTCGACGCGCGCGACGACGGCTGGACGAAAGTGCTCCTGCACCCCGCTGCGTGA
- a CDS encoding N-acyl homoserine lactonase family protein yields MSSYSIWMLEYSHCLEQPMGCIFYGQWNAGTRMFAYSYAYIEGGGHKILVDIGHDNASSNKHYNDINDIVDWQPPAEVLAKVGVTPDEIDTVILTHAHYDHAGGYRYFPNATFYLQKIELESSRWALDNRHLYSSIIGALDPEDVTELEKLAASGRLTLLDGPVENLFPGLHIRTAYDTHTMGGQYVVVEDAGQNWVVTGDALYSYENAEGIGGSGEMVNIGFGGGSGWRGLQIIDEMARTAGDTNRLVIVHEYATFSRHPSRKYDDGLSVAELLLAPGSASRLTAPAPAAAELP; encoded by the coding sequence ATGTCGTCGTACTCCATCTGGATGCTCGAGTACTCCCACTGCCTGGAACAGCCCATGGGCTGCATCTTCTACGGACAGTGGAACGCCGGGACCAGGATGTTCGCCTACAGCTACGCCTACATCGAGGGCGGCGGGCACAAGATCCTCGTCGACATCGGCCACGACAACGCGTCGTCGAACAAGCACTACAACGACATCAACGACATCGTCGACTGGCAGCCGCCGGCCGAGGTGCTCGCGAAGGTCGGCGTGACGCCCGACGAGATCGACACGGTCATCCTCACCCACGCGCACTACGACCACGCGGGCGGGTACCGCTACTTCCCCAACGCGACCTTCTACCTGCAGAAGATCGAGCTCGAGAGCTCGCGCTGGGCGCTCGACAACCGTCACCTGTACAGCTCGATCATCGGCGCCCTCGACCCGGAGGATGTCACCGAGCTCGAGAAGCTCGCCGCGAGCGGCCGCCTGACCCTCCTCGACGGCCCGGTCGAGAACCTCTTCCCCGGCCTGCACATCCGCACCGCGTACGACACCCACACCATGGGCGGCCAGTACGTCGTCGTCGAGGACGCCGGTCAGAACTGGGTCGTCACCGGCGACGCCCTGTACAGCTACGAGAACGCCGAGGGTATCGGCGGCTCCGGCGAGATGGTGAACATCGGCTTCGGCGGCGGCAGCGGATGGCGCGGCCTGCAGATCATCGACGAGATGGCCCGCACGGCGGGCGATACGAACCGCCTCGTCATCGTGCACGAGTACGCCACGTTCAGCCGGCACCCGTCGCGCAAGTACGACGACGGCCTCTCGGTCGCCGAGCTGCTGCTCGCCCCCGGCAGCGCGTCGCGGCTGACCGCCCCCGCCCCTGCGGCGGCCGAGCTTCCCTGA
- a CDS encoding CPBP family intramembrane glutamic endopeptidase: MTIDAVRPPSASWAILPALGVAAAAVLLFGFEQKLAGYLVLAASVGIAFAAGRELGKDLLLIGVGMSIVGAVSVEANIDWWNIVLLGVVLSASVAVPFAIDRFVYRHRTIAFPVPRTPWTTLERAWLIGAVVAAYLILPVYFIRSGVYQNWPAVHEWHELLRLFVGVNAVGIWDELFFICVIFSLLRRHFPDWQAILLQAVIFVSFLWELGYRSWGPAITIPFAIMQAFIFTRTKSLPYVICVHLLFDFLVFLSIVHAHNREWLRIFLY, translated from the coding sequence ATGACGATCGACGCCGTCCGCCCACCGTCCGCCTCCTGGGCGATCCTCCCCGCGCTCGGTGTCGCCGCCGCCGCGGTGCTGCTGTTCGGGTTCGAGCAGAAGCTCGCCGGCTACCTCGTGCTCGCCGCGAGCGTCGGGATCGCCTTCGCCGCGGGGCGGGAACTCGGCAAGGACCTGCTGCTGATCGGCGTCGGGATGTCGATCGTCGGTGCCGTGTCCGTCGAGGCCAACATCGACTGGTGGAACATCGTGCTGCTCGGCGTGGTGCTCTCGGCATCCGTCGCGGTGCCCTTCGCGATCGACCGCTTCGTCTACCGTCACCGCACCATCGCGTTCCCGGTGCCGCGGACACCGTGGACGACTCTCGAGCGCGCCTGGTTGATCGGCGCTGTCGTCGCCGCGTACCTGATCCTGCCGGTCTACTTCATCCGGTCGGGGGTGTACCAGAACTGGCCGGCCGTGCACGAGTGGCACGAGCTCCTGCGACTGTTCGTGGGCGTGAACGCGGTCGGCATCTGGGACGAGCTGTTCTTCATCTGCGTGATCTTCAGTCTGCTGCGCCGGCACTTCCCCGACTGGCAGGCGATCCTGCTGCAGGCCGTCATCTTCGTGTCGTTCCTGTGGGAGCTCGGCTACCGCTCATGGGGCCCCGCCATCACCATCCCGTTCGCGATCATGCAGGCGTTCATCTTCACGAGGACGAAGTCGCTGCCGTACGTGATCTGCGTGCACCTGCTGTTCGACTTCCTCGTCTTCCTCTCGATCGTGCACGCGCACAACCGCGAGTGGCTGCGGATCTTCCTCTACTGA
- a CDS encoding LLM class flavin-dependent oxidoreductase, which produces MKRIGFLTFGHWQPVPGSLARTAADAYRQTIDLAAAAEELGVDGAFVRVHHFARQIASPFPLLAAMAAKTSTIEVGTGVIDMRYENPLYMAEEAAITDLISGGRLQLGVSRGSPETALRGYESFGYIPDEGSSDADDARERTEVFRAAISGAGVAQADPRMTGTAGALAVQPQSPGLSDRIWWGSGTRATAEWTAERGMNLMSSTLLTEDTGVPFDELQAEQISLYREKWKAAGWTHEPRVSVSRSILPIVNDMDEMYFGGRAGGESEDQVGYLDGGLARFGKSYVGSPEQLVRELGRDAAVAEADTLLVTVPNQLGVDYNAHLLESIVQYIAPELGWR; this is translated from the coding sequence GTGAAACGAATCGGCTTCCTCACGTTCGGCCACTGGCAGCCCGTGCCGGGATCGCTCGCCCGCACCGCCGCCGACGCCTACCGGCAGACCATCGATCTGGCGGCCGCCGCCGAAGAGCTCGGCGTGGACGGCGCCTTCGTGCGGGTGCACCACTTCGCGCGCCAGATCGCGTCCCCGTTCCCGCTGCTCGCCGCCATGGCCGCGAAGACGAGCACGATCGAGGTCGGCACCGGCGTCATCGACATGCGCTACGAGAACCCGCTGTACATGGCGGAGGAGGCGGCGATCACCGACCTGATCAGCGGCGGTCGCCTGCAGCTCGGCGTGAGCCGGGGATCGCCCGAGACCGCCCTTCGCGGTTACGAGTCGTTCGGCTACATCCCGGACGAGGGCAGCAGCGACGCCGACGACGCACGCGAGCGCACCGAGGTGTTCCGCGCCGCCATCAGCGGCGCCGGGGTGGCGCAGGCCGACCCGCGGATGACCGGGACGGCGGGCGCGCTCGCGGTGCAGCCCCAGTCGCCGGGGCTGTCGGACCGCATCTGGTGGGGCAGCGGCACCCGGGCCACTGCGGAGTGGACGGCGGAGCGCGGCATGAACCTGATGAGCTCGACACTGCTCACCGAGGACACCGGCGTTCCCTTCGACGAGCTGCAGGCAGAGCAGATCTCGCTGTACCGCGAGAAGTGGAAGGCGGCCGGCTGGACTCACGAGCCGCGCGTCTCGGTCAGTCGGAGCATCCTGCCGATCGTCAACGACATGGACGAGATGTACTTCGGCGGTCGCGCCGGCGGTGAGAGCGAAGACCAGGTCGGCTACCTCGACGGCGGCCTCGCCCGGTTCGGCAAGAGCTACGTGGGAAGTCCCGAGCAGCTCGTGCGCGAACTCGGACGCGACGCCGCGGTGGCCGAGGCCGACACCCTGCTGGTGACCGTGCCGAACCAGTTGGGCGTCGACTACAACGCCCACCTGCTGGAGTCGATCGTGCAGTACATCGCCCCGGAGCTAGGCTGGCGCTGA